In Horticoccus luteus, the following proteins share a genomic window:
- the guaB gene encoding IMP dehydrogenase encodes MTKVATNATALDADFYLAADAFFPASRPIALTFDDVSLATLHSEILPKQADTATTLSDSLRLQIPVISADMDTVTESRMAIAMALNGGLGLIHYNMPPKDQVKEVARVKRHIHGLIQDPITVTSDVLIGDVLAIIEQKRFSFSTFPVVDSDGRLAGLLSGNVVKDRYKSKRVADVMTPRSALITELDSTLGADPIKAADRFFDAHVGINKMLVVDRDDRLRGLVTISDVEKINSETKARRKPARDAQFRLVVGAALSPVRLPSGALDRDKILTHVGHLVEEQIDAVAISTAHAHTSGVGDMVRLVRDAFPDLTIIAGNVTSGAGVEFLAERGANAIKIGQGPGSICTTRIVAGVGIPQLTALYVASRSAAARGVRIIADGGITKSGDIVKALTLADAVICGSLLAGCREAPGEIMEISGKLYKQYRGMGSLAAMKAGSAARYGHDKNDATRKVAAEGIEALKEVSGSVDDVLGVLIGGVQSGMGYLGAANLAALRDHARYIRVSPAGQKEAAPHDVVEVSTRKN; translated from the coding sequence ATGACCAAGGTTGCCACGAACGCCACCGCCCTGGATGCGGATTTCTATCTCGCCGCCGACGCGTTTTTTCCCGCCAGCCGACCGATCGCCCTGACGTTTGACGACGTCTCCCTCGCGACGCTCCACTCCGAGATTCTGCCCAAACAGGCCGACACCGCCACGACCCTGAGCGATTCACTCCGGCTCCAGATTCCCGTCATCTCGGCCGACATGGACACGGTCACCGAGTCCCGCATGGCCATCGCCATGGCGCTCAACGGCGGCCTCGGCCTCATCCACTACAACATGCCGCCGAAGGACCAGGTGAAGGAAGTCGCCCGCGTGAAGCGTCACATCCACGGCCTCATCCAGGATCCCATCACCGTCACCTCCGACGTGCTCATCGGCGACGTCCTCGCCATCATTGAACAGAAACGTTTTTCGTTCAGCACGTTTCCCGTCGTCGATTCCGACGGCCGCCTCGCCGGCCTCCTTTCCGGCAACGTCGTCAAAGACCGTTACAAATCGAAACGCGTCGCCGATGTGATGACGCCCCGCAGTGCGCTCATCACCGAACTCGACTCCACGCTCGGCGCCGACCCCATCAAAGCTGCCGACCGTTTCTTCGACGCGCACGTCGGCATCAACAAAATGCTCGTCGTCGATCGCGACGACCGCCTCCGCGGCCTCGTCACCATTTCCGACGTCGAGAAAATCAACAGCGAAACCAAGGCCCGCCGCAAACCCGCGCGCGATGCCCAGTTTCGCCTCGTCGTCGGCGCCGCGCTCTCCCCCGTCCGTCTTCCCTCCGGCGCGCTCGATCGCGACAAAATCCTCACGCACGTCGGCCACCTCGTCGAGGAACAGATCGACGCCGTCGCCATCTCCACGGCGCACGCCCACACGTCCGGCGTGGGCGACATGGTGCGCCTCGTCCGCGATGCCTTTCCCGACCTCACCATCATCGCCGGCAATGTCACCAGCGGCGCTGGCGTGGAGTTTCTCGCCGAGCGCGGCGCCAACGCCATCAAGATCGGCCAGGGCCCCGGCTCCATCTGCACCACGCGAATCGTCGCCGGCGTCGGCATTCCGCAACTCACCGCCCTCTACGTCGCCTCCCGCTCCGCCGCCGCCCGCGGCGTGCGCATCATCGCCGACGGCGGCATCACCAAGTCCGGCGACATCGTCAAAGCCCTCACCCTCGCCGACGCCGTGATTTGCGGCAGCCTCCTCGCCGGCTGCCGCGAAGCCCCCGGCGAAATCATGGAAATCAGCGGCAAACTTTATAAACAATACCGCGGCATGGGCTCCCTCGCCGCCATGAAAGCCGGCAGCGCCGCCCGCTACGGCCACGACAAAAACGACGCCACCCGCAAGGTCGCCGCCGAAGGCATTGAGGCGCTCAAGGAAGTCTCCGGCTCCGTCGACGACGTGCTTGGCGTCCTCATTGGCGGAGTGCAAAGCGGCATGGGTTACCTCGGCGCCGCCAACCTTGCCGCGCTACGTGACCACGCCCGTTACATCCGCGTCAGCCCTGCCGGCCAAAAAGAAGCCGCCCCCCACGACGTCGTCGAAGTCTCCACGCGTAAGAATTGA
- a CDS encoding o-succinylbenzoate synthase, whose translation MDTKKHECERGESYRLAWRRYRLPMRVSVRTAHGVWAEREGVIVRLEDDAGNVGYGEAAPIPWFGTETVEDIEAGCAALGERVTRETLGALPVRLGCLRGALAAARAADADGMKHDYLRVAALLPAGEAARAVLVEQAEAGFRVFKWKVGVADARAEMGQLDELCGEMPEGARLRLDANGAWDRRTAERWLALCAERPVEFVEQPCFAAAGEGETAQRRAEDALRGLAEDYPTPIALDESLVGAGDVARWLGAGWRGVFVVKPSLLGEVRKALDALSAAKASVVFSSALETAVGARMALECAFRWEGEARALGFGVWPLFADRRFDGPPAAPFMRAEDVARLNPETIWNALS comes from the coding sequence ATGGACACGAAAAAACACGAATGTGAGCGGGGAGAAAGTTATCGCCTGGCGTGGCGGCGGTATCGGTTGCCGATGCGCGTGTCGGTGCGGACGGCGCATGGCGTGTGGGCGGAGCGCGAGGGCGTGATTGTGCGGTTGGAGGATGACGCGGGGAATGTCGGCTATGGCGAGGCGGCGCCGATTCCGTGGTTTGGGACGGAGACGGTGGAGGACATCGAGGCGGGTTGCGCCGCGCTCGGCGAACGTGTGACGCGAGAAACGTTGGGCGCGTTGCCGGTGCGTCTGGGGTGTTTGCGCGGGGCGCTGGCGGCGGCGAGGGCGGCGGACGCCGACGGGATGAAGCATGATTACCTGCGGGTGGCGGCGTTGCTACCGGCGGGTGAGGCGGCGCGGGCGGTGCTGGTGGAGCAAGCGGAGGCGGGTTTTCGTGTATTCAAATGGAAGGTCGGCGTGGCGGACGCGCGGGCGGAAATGGGGCAGCTCGACGAACTTTGCGGCGAAATGCCGGAGGGCGCGCGGCTGCGGCTCGACGCGAATGGCGCGTGGGACCGGCGCACGGCGGAGCGGTGGCTGGCTTTGTGCGCGGAGCGGCCGGTGGAATTTGTGGAGCAGCCGTGTTTCGCGGCGGCGGGCGAAGGCGAGACGGCGCAACGGCGCGCGGAGGATGCGTTGCGCGGGCTGGCGGAAGATTATCCGACGCCGATCGCACTCGACGAATCGCTCGTGGGCGCGGGCGATGTGGCGCGGTGGCTGGGCGCGGGGTGGCGCGGCGTGTTTGTGGTGAAGCCGTCGCTACTCGGCGAGGTGCGGAAGGCGTTGGACGCCTTGTCGGCGGCGAAGGCGAGCGTGGTGTTTTCGTCGGCACTGGAAACGGCGGTGGGCGCGCGAATGGCGCTGGAGTGCGCGTTTCGCTGGGAAGGCGAGGCGCGGGCGTTGGGGTTCGGAGTGTGGCCGTTGTTTGCGGACCGGCGGTTCGACGGGCCGCCGGCGGCGCCGTTTATGCGGGCGGAGGATGTGGCGCGTTTAAATCCGGAGACGATATGGAACGCGTTGAGCTAG
- a CDS encoding AMP-binding protein: MERVELARRLGAEPHGENEPAVIEGGSAGHAAEFMAALARAVAGRGSVFLADPAWKEAERAVLAEVVAAAREASAGERGWLMIPSGGTTGRVKFARHDAATLAAAARGFAGHFSVPAVNAINILPLHHVSGLMPWMRCVVTGGKHVVGDWKRIEAGEFPDVPAGGAWFLSLVPTQLQRLLGSARAVEWLRKFRAVCVGGGPAWAALLEQGADARLPLAVSYGMTETAAMVTALRPEEFLAGGRNCGAALPHARVTIGAEGGVSVAGESLFRGYFPAWREARAAWVTGDVGELDARGRLRIFGRRDAVIITGGKKVDPADVEAALRATGEFEDVAVVAADDADWGQAVVACYPAEERGRAPDWERVRERLSETLPAFKRPKRYVALAAWPRNAQGKLNRATLMRAIAAAGANGVSGER; encoded by the coding sequence ATGGAACGCGTTGAGCTAGCGCGGCGGCTCGGGGCGGAGCCGCACGGAGAGAACGAACCGGCGGTGATCGAGGGCGGATCAGCCGGGCACGCGGCGGAATTCATGGCGGCTTTGGCGCGCGCGGTGGCGGGGCGCGGCAGCGTGTTTTTGGCGGATCCGGCGTGGAAGGAGGCGGAGCGAGCGGTGCTGGCGGAAGTCGTGGCGGCGGCGCGGGAGGCGTCGGCGGGCGAGCGCGGCTGGCTGATGATTCCGAGCGGCGGGACGACGGGCCGGGTGAAATTTGCGCGGCATGATGCGGCGACGCTCGCGGCGGCGGCGCGGGGATTTGCCGGGCATTTTTCGGTGCCGGCGGTGAACGCGATCAACATCCTGCCGCTGCATCATGTGAGCGGATTGATGCCGTGGATGCGTTGCGTGGTGACGGGCGGAAAGCATGTCGTGGGCGACTGGAAGCGTATCGAGGCGGGGGAGTTTCCGGACGTGCCGGCGGGCGGCGCGTGGTTTTTGTCGCTCGTGCCGACGCAGTTGCAACGCCTGCTGGGCTCGGCGCGCGCGGTGGAGTGGTTGCGGAAGTTTCGCGCGGTGTGCGTCGGCGGCGGACCGGCGTGGGCGGCGTTGCTGGAGCAGGGCGCGGATGCGCGGCTGCCGCTGGCGGTGAGTTATGGAATGACGGAGACGGCGGCGATGGTGACGGCGCTGCGGCCGGAGGAATTTCTGGCGGGCGGGCGAAATTGCGGCGCGGCGCTGCCTCATGCGCGCGTGACCATCGGCGCGGAGGGCGGCGTGAGCGTGGCGGGGGAGTCGTTGTTTCGCGGCTACTTTCCGGCGTGGCGCGAGGCGCGGGCGGCGTGGGTGACGGGCGACGTCGGAGAACTGGACGCGCGTGGACGGCTGCGGATTTTCGGGCGGCGCGACGCGGTGATCATCACGGGCGGAAAAAAGGTGGATCCGGCGGACGTGGAGGCGGCGTTGCGGGCGACGGGCGAATTTGAGGACGTGGCCGTGGTGGCGGCGGACGACGCGGACTGGGGGCAGGCGGTGGTCGCGTGTTATCCGGCGGAAGAGCGCGGGCGGGCGCCGGATTGGGAGCGCGTGCGGGAGCGGTTGAGCGAAACGTTGCCGGCGTTCAAGCGGCCGAAACGTTACGTGGCGCTGGCAGCGTGGCCGCGCAATGCGCAGGGGAAATTAAACCGGGCAACGCTGATGAGAGCGATCGCGGCGGCGGGGGCGAACGGCGTCAGCGGGGAGCGTTGA
- a CDS encoding acyl-CoA thioesterase, translating into MPFAYLRTVRFADTDAAGVVYFANYLSICHEAYEEALAAAGLELNTFFRATGLVVPVSKSAADYLRPLECGDKLRITLAPTPLSENAYAIDYELWRLRRPEKLAARVRTEHVCTNPTLRERAPLPPALAAWINAPR; encoded by the coding sequence ATGCCCTTCGCGTATCTCCGCACCGTGCGCTTCGCCGACACCGACGCCGCCGGCGTCGTCTATTTCGCGAACTACCTTTCCATCTGCCACGAAGCCTACGAAGAAGCCCTCGCCGCCGCCGGCCTCGAACTCAACACGTTCTTCCGCGCCACCGGCCTCGTCGTTCCCGTCAGCAAAAGCGCCGCCGACTACCTCCGCCCGCTCGAATGCGGCGACAAACTTCGCATCACCCTCGCGCCCACGCCGCTCTCCGAAAACGCCTACGCGATCGACTACGAGCTCTGGCGCCTGCGCCGCCCCGAGAAACTCGCCGCCCGCGTGCGCACCGAACACGTCTGCACCAATCCCACTCTCCGCGAACGCGCCCCGCTCCCTCCCGCCCTCGCCGCCTGGATCAACGCTCCCCGCTGA
- the polX gene encoding DNA polymerase/3'-5' exonuclease PolX: MTKNEIAEILDEIGMLLELQGENPFKVRAYVAGARAVEAMEGADLARLVEAGELKSVKGIGDALALKIAELHTTGRLGFYEKLKASIAPGLLELREIPGVGPKKVRALHTQLGVNSIADLIAACNDGRVAELAGFGAKTQEKILAGIRNREAYGRRHLWWDAAEVAEPIVAGLRALPQVRRAEAAGSLRRGLETVGDLDFIVAASDVGPVMDWFTGLAGVKEITGRGETKASVRFESGLQADLRIVPEEQFAFALHHFTGSKDHNVQMRQRALARGLSLSEWGLVPAEGEGTVKAKVEAGDALRKKVAGVKTEAELFAALGLAFIPPELREGMGEIEAAERGELPRLVEAGDLRGAFHNHTTASDGRNTLIEMVAAAEALGWEYLGIADHSKSSFQANGLSEERLLMQVAEIRKLNESGRFKAQAFSGVECDILPDGRLDFDDATLAQLDYVVASVHNVFSQSEAVMTARILKAIEHPRTTMLGHLTGRLLLRREGYQVDAAKVIDAAIAHGVVIELNASPWRLELDWRLWKKAAERGLLCAINPDAHETAGLEHVRAGVLAARKGWLQREQILNTRPRADVAAYFAARRGR; this comes from the coding sequence ATGACCAAAAACGAGATCGCCGAGATTTTGGACGAAATCGGGATGCTGCTGGAATTGCAGGGGGAGAATCCGTTCAAGGTGCGCGCCTACGTGGCGGGGGCGCGGGCGGTGGAGGCGATGGAAGGCGCGGACCTGGCGCGGCTGGTCGAGGCGGGGGAGTTGAAATCGGTGAAGGGCATCGGCGATGCGCTGGCGTTGAAAATCGCGGAGCTGCACACGACGGGGCGGCTGGGATTTTACGAGAAGCTCAAGGCGTCGATTGCGCCGGGGTTGTTGGAGTTGCGGGAGATTCCGGGCGTGGGGCCGAAGAAAGTGCGGGCATTGCACACGCAGCTCGGGGTGAACTCGATCGCGGACCTGATCGCGGCGTGCAACGACGGGCGCGTGGCGGAGCTGGCGGGGTTTGGGGCGAAGACGCAGGAGAAAATTCTCGCGGGGATTCGGAATCGCGAGGCTTACGGGCGGCGGCATTTGTGGTGGGATGCGGCGGAGGTGGCGGAGCCGATCGTCGCCGGGTTGCGGGCGTTGCCGCAGGTGCGGCGCGCGGAAGCGGCGGGGAGTTTGCGGCGCGGGCTGGAGACGGTGGGCGATCTGGATTTTATTGTCGCGGCGTCCGACGTGGGGCCGGTGATGGACTGGTTCACGGGACTGGCGGGGGTGAAGGAGATCACGGGGCGCGGCGAGACGAAGGCGAGTGTGCGTTTCGAGAGCGGCTTGCAGGCGGATTTGCGCATCGTGCCGGAGGAGCAGTTCGCGTTTGCGCTGCATCATTTCACGGGTTCGAAGGATCATAATGTGCAGATGCGGCAGCGCGCGCTGGCGCGGGGCTTGAGCCTGAGCGAGTGGGGTCTCGTGCCCGCGGAGGGCGAAGGGACGGTGAAGGCGAAGGTCGAGGCGGGCGACGCGCTGCGCAAGAAAGTGGCGGGGGTGAAAACCGAGGCGGAGCTTTTTGCGGCGTTGGGTCTGGCGTTCATTCCGCCGGAGTTGCGCGAAGGGATGGGCGAGATCGAGGCGGCGGAGCGGGGGGAATTGCCGCGACTGGTGGAGGCGGGAGATTTGCGCGGGGCGTTTCACAATCACACGACCGCGTCGGACGGGCGCAACACGCTGATTGAAATGGTGGCGGCGGCGGAGGCGTTGGGCTGGGAATACCTCGGGATCGCGGACCACTCGAAGTCGAGTTTTCAAGCGAACGGGTTGAGCGAGGAGCGGCTGCTGATGCAGGTGGCGGAGATCAGGAAATTAAACGAAAGCGGACGGTTCAAGGCGCAGGCGTTTTCCGGCGTGGAGTGCGATATTCTGCCGGACGGGCGGCTGGACTTCGATGACGCGACGCTTGCGCAGCTCGATTACGTGGTGGCGTCGGTGCACAACGTTTTTTCACAGAGCGAAGCGGTGATGACGGCGCGGATTTTGAAGGCAATCGAGCATCCGCGGACGACGATGCTGGGGCACCTGACGGGGCGGTTGTTGCTGCGGCGCGAAGGGTATCAGGTGGACGCGGCGAAAGTGATCGATGCGGCGATCGCGCATGGCGTGGTCATCGAGTTGAACGCGAGTCCGTGGCGGTTGGAGCTGGATTGGCGGTTGTGGAAAAAAGCGGCGGAGCGCGGGCTGCTGTGCGCGATCAATCCCGATGCCCACGAGACGGCGGGCCTGGAGCACGTGCGGGCAGGCGTGCTGGCGGCGCGCAAGGGATGGTTGCAGCGCGAGCAAATCCTGAACACGCGGCCGCGCGCGGACGTGGCGGCGTATTTCGCGGCGCGGCGGGGGCGTTAA
- the sugE gene encoding quaternary ammonium compound efflux SMR transporter SugE: MHWTLLFIAAALEIVWASALKSAHGFTRLWPSVFVVSAMGASMFLLALAARGLPIGTAYAVWTGIGAVGTAIAGIILYDESASPIRLLCIALIVVGVAGLKAFSR, from the coding sequence ATGCACTGGACGCTTCTCTTCATCGCCGCCGCGCTCGAAATCGTGTGGGCGTCCGCCCTGAAATCCGCCCACGGCTTCACGCGCCTGTGGCCGTCCGTCTTCGTGGTTTCGGCGATGGGCGCGAGCATGTTTCTCCTCGCCCTCGCTGCACGCGGACTCCCCATCGGCACCGCCTACGCCGTCTGGACCGGCATCGGCGCCGTCGGCACCGCCATCGCCGGGATCATTCTTTACGACGAAAGCGCCTCCCCCATCCGCCTCCTCTGCATCGCCCTGATCGTCGTCGGCGTTGCCGGCCTCAAAGCCTTCTCGCGTTAA